The following are encoded together in the Pseudoalteromonas piscicida genome:
- a CDS encoding glycerophosphodiester phosphodiesterase family protein, translating into MFIKIVKTFLIALSCIIILGVVNAYVFVPDLQRHGEIVAYRGGGSAVNYEKLNKTGCTALSIKASNINSIENTLEAVASSVAAGANVIHLNVHRTRDDQLVVFHDWTLDCATNGSGPVHKASFEQLKNIDAGYGYTFDDGATFPFRGKGFGISKLEAFYKRYPKHEFWLNLKDNDIRSFETLYEYLSGKKSSHIVITSSKGMEWFRNKDSSLRLASVGSVKSCGIDYLLVGWAGLVPDSCRNTILFIPPSMTKYFWGYPERLASRLQSYGSDVYLWSRHESITQSYDDVVASGIGVITSDLDFIRATQSNKRVNQDAR; encoded by the coding sequence ATGTTTATAAAAATAGTTAAGACGTTTTTGATCGCACTGTCTTGCATAATCATACTAGGAGTTGTTAACGCTTATGTGTTCGTTCCTGACCTACAGCGACATGGCGAGATCGTGGCCTATCGAGGAGGCGGAAGCGCAGTTAATTATGAAAAACTAAATAAAACTGGCTGTACCGCCCTTTCAATAAAAGCATCAAACATCAATTCTATTGAGAACACACTAGAAGCTGTGGCTTCTTCCGTTGCAGCCGGAGCGAACGTAATTCATCTAAATGTTCACAGAACTCGTGATGATCAACTGGTTGTTTTTCATGACTGGACGTTAGATTGTGCTACAAACGGGTCAGGGCCGGTACATAAAGCGTCATTTGAACAGTTGAAAAATATTGATGCAGGATATGGATATACGTTTGATGATGGAGCGACTTTCCCATTTAGAGGAAAAGGTTTTGGGATTTCTAAGTTAGAGGCGTTTTATAAACGGTATCCAAAGCATGAGTTTTGGTTAAACCTAAAGGATAACGACATACGTTCATTCGAAACTCTATATGAATATCTATCTGGAAAAAAATCTAGCCATATTGTAATTACCTCTTCAAAAGGTATGGAGTGGTTTCGAAACAAGGATTCATCTTTACGGTTAGCAAGTGTTGGTAGTGTAAAGAGCTGCGGAATAGATTATCTTTTAGTTGGATGGGCGGGATTAGTTCCTGACTCCTGTAGGAACACCATTCTTTTTATACCTCCCTCGATGACAAAGTATTTTTGGGGCTATCCTGAACGCCTAGCATCAAGATTGCAAAGCTATGGTTCGGATGTTTATCTATGGTCTCGACATGAATCGATCACCCAATCCTACGATGATGTTGTCGCATCGGGTATTGGAGTTATCACTAGTGATCTTGATTTTATTCGTGCAACACAATCTAACAAACGCGTCAATCAGGACGCTCGCTAG
- a CDS encoding acyltransferase — protein sequence MSFIRKVISILLYAVNTIFWFIPIFICGLIKLLPISPLQKAMSYIAKACASNWVACNSVSQNLIAPYTLNVSGLDELKRKDWYLVIANHQSWVDILVLQRVLHGKIPFLNFFLKKELLYVPVLGLAWWALDFPFMTRTSKSQLKKNPKLRGKDIETTRKACEKFKTMPVSIVNFVEGTRYTEHKHSKQKSPFTHLLKPKAGGIAFVMQAMGEQISKVVNVTIHYPGGVPTFADFIAGKVKSVDVQVEVMPVSANLVGDYTNDPEFRVRFQSELNALWQAKDAQLVELANKK from the coding sequence ATGTCGTTTATTCGTAAAGTGATCAGCATCTTGCTGTACGCCGTTAATACTATATTTTGGTTTATACCGATCTTTATTTGTGGCTTGATAAAGCTACTGCCCATCTCGCCACTACAAAAAGCCATGAGTTATATAGCCAAAGCGTGTGCAAGTAATTGGGTCGCGTGTAATTCAGTGAGCCAAAACCTCATTGCGCCGTATACGCTCAATGTTAGCGGACTGGATGAGCTAAAACGCAAAGACTGGTACTTGGTTATCGCCAATCACCAAAGTTGGGTGGATATCTTAGTGTTGCAGCGAGTACTTCATGGCAAAATCCCGTTTTTGAATTTCTTTTTGAAAAAAGAGCTGCTTTACGTACCCGTCCTTGGTCTTGCTTGGTGGGCGCTCGATTTTCCTTTTATGACACGAACCAGCAAGTCGCAATTAAAGAAAAATCCTAAATTGCGCGGTAAAGATATAGAAACGACGCGAAAAGCATGCGAAAAGTTTAAAACAATGCCTGTAAGTATTGTAAACTTCGTTGAAGGTACGCGTTACACCGAACACAAGCATAGTAAGCAGAAAAGCCCATTTACGCACCTGCTCAAACCCAAAGCAGGAGGCATCGCGTTTGTGATGCAAGCCATGGGTGAGCAAATCAGCAAAGTGGTGAACGTCACCATCCACTACCCCGGTGGTGTACCAACTTTTGCAGACTTTATCGCTGGTAAAGTTAAGTCAGTAGATGTTCAGGTGGAAGTAATGCCGGTCAGTGCAAACTTGGTAGGCGACTACACGAATGATCCCGAATTTAGAGTGCGTTTCCAATCCGAATTAAACGCATTGTGGCAAGCCAAAGACGCACAACTTGTGGAGCTTGCCAATAAGAAGTAG
- a CDS encoding ATP-binding protein: protein MLDPKTLYLTSLVMTAMMALLTFLTWRANKSTPGTLLYIFYPLVLLCAISSFALHGYFDNWETIPIANTLLFAASIIHCMAIRQFLGIKGPSFKIFLGVTAGLFILLMYSSIFSPNLRDRILISDLQHLAEAALLLYFFSRFARNKYPNGSIVYITILLIILVIFTGRTLLMGEVTHFTLFKENWFSITIFFNGVLAPIFYATGMALLCNEQREQNLNKLALKAQQDLELRGMFLSTISHEIRTPLNGILGSAQLVLGRTRDSRNKAYCEAIVNSAESLNLLIDKVLDYASLEQSDEALYEEDVELRSWLQNLCLLLSPLAEQKKLHFELVYELPDQVCYYFDQQKLRQILINLVGNAIKFTDKGEVKLKVEILKDQQIEHKVRFSITDSGPGIDSEDINKLTEPYVQSSAGKVKGGTGLGLAITSRLLNRLNSQLEIQSELNKGSTFSFDLLLNIGELSLVEQRPQHDNCITGLKVLLVEDLDLNQKIAIEFMAEDEHKVKLATNGKSAIEMLTQHHFDVVLLDMNLPDLSGQEVLKQLQNCEHKNKRTPFLAFTASLSPDEVKEYLALGIRDIVGKPIKQEKLRQALSESQSPKQANVSVELPDILYDETAVNALKSGFSEDEVSSIYNEFVLSARNKLIHIQQLLEQDEDQCIRQLHRQASTALQLGFNRYGSNLKKAERRLLDGKTCHDELTEAMSLWQDSLAAYLHFVRKEAMG from the coding sequence ATGCTCGACCCAAAAACCCTCTACCTAACCAGTCTCGTCATGACTGCAATGATGGCACTCCTTACTTTTTTAACGTGGCGAGCGAATAAAAGCACTCCCGGAACACTGCTCTATATTTTTTACCCTCTGGTTTTGCTCTGTGCGATTTCTTCCTTTGCATTACACGGCTATTTTGACAATTGGGAAACCATCCCCATAGCAAATACCTTGCTATTCGCGGCTTCCATCATCCACTGCATGGCGATAAGGCAATTTTTAGGGATTAAAGGTCCGTCCTTTAAAATATTTCTCGGCGTTACCGCTGGGCTTTTCATCTTATTGATGTACAGCAGTATTTTCTCTCCAAACCTAAGAGACAGGATTCTTATCTCGGACTTACAGCATCTAGCTGAAGCCGCGCTACTGCTGTATTTCTTTAGTCGCTTTGCACGAAATAAATACCCTAACGGCAGCATAGTCTATATCACTATTCTACTTATTATCTTGGTGATATTTACAGGCAGAACCCTACTAATGGGAGAGGTCACGCATTTCACACTTTTCAAAGAGAACTGGTTTAGCATCACTATTTTTTTCAATGGCGTCCTTGCACCCATTTTTTATGCAACGGGTATGGCGCTGTTATGTAACGAGCAAAGAGAACAAAACCTTAATAAATTAGCATTAAAGGCACAACAGGACCTAGAGCTGCGCGGCATGTTTTTATCAACGATCAGTCATGAGATACGAACCCCGCTTAACGGCATTTTAGGTAGCGCCCAACTTGTATTGGGACGCACCAGAGATAGTCGCAACAAGGCCTACTGTGAGGCCATCGTAAACTCTGCTGAATCGCTAAACTTACTGATTGATAAAGTACTAGACTACGCCAGTTTGGAGCAAAGTGATGAAGCCTTGTACGAAGAGGATGTTGAGCTTAGAAGTTGGCTACAGAATCTTTGCTTGCTGCTAAGCCCTCTTGCGGAACAAAAAAAACTGCACTTTGAATTGGTGTACGAGCTGCCCGATCAAGTGTGCTATTACTTTGACCAACAAAAGCTGAGACAAATTCTTATCAACCTTGTTGGTAATGCCATTAAGTTCACCGACAAAGGGGAAGTAAAGCTCAAAGTTGAGATTTTAAAAGACCAACAAATTGAGCATAAAGTGCGTTTTAGTATCACGGACTCGGGGCCAGGTATTGATAGTGAAGATATTAATAAACTGACCGAGCCTTACGTACAAAGTAGTGCAGGTAAAGTTAAGGGTGGCACAGGCTTAGGGCTTGCTATTACCAGTCGCCTACTCAACCGCTTGAATTCACAACTGGAGATCCAAAGCGAGCTAAACAAAGGCAGTACATTTAGTTTTGATTTACTGCTAAACATTGGTGAGCTGAGCTTAGTTGAACAGCGCCCGCAGCACGATAACTGTATTACCGGTTTAAAAGTACTTTTGGTAGAAGATCTAGACCTCAACCAAAAAATCGCTATTGAGTTTATGGCCGAAGACGAACATAAGGTTAAATTGGCAACCAATGGTAAAAGTGCCATCGAGATGCTAACCCAGCACCATTTCGATGTGGTGTTGTTAGACATGAATTTACCCGATCTTTCAGGGCAAGAAGTACTAAAGCAGCTACAAAACTGTGAGCATAAAAACAAACGAACTCCTTTCCTAGCCTTTACTGCCAGCCTCAGCCCGGACGAGGTAAAAGAATACTTAGCGCTTGGCATTCGCGATATTGTTGGCAAACCGATAAAGCAAGAAAAATTACGCCAAGCACTTAGCGAGTCACAGTCTCCGAAACAAGCCAATGTCAGTGTGGAATTGCCCGATATCCTGTACGATGAAACGGCTGTAAATGCCCTAAAATCTGGATTTAGTGAAGATGAAGTTTCCTCGATTTACAACGAGTTTGTGTTGTCGGCTCGTAATAAACTCATCCATATTCAGCAGTTATTAGAACAAGACGAAGATCAATGTATCAGGCAGCTTCACCGTCAAGCCAGTACTGCGTTACAACTAGGGTTTAACCGCTATGGCTCAAACTTGAAAAAGGCAGAGCGCCGCTTATTGGATGGCAAAACCTGTCATGATGAACTCACAGAAGCCATGTCGTTATGGCAAGATAGCCTTGCAGCTTATCTCCACTTTGTTCGTAAAGAAGCGATGGGTTAA
- the speE gene encoding polyamine aminopropyltransferase, with protein sequence MANLEANRWFTEISDRDGSAFSLRVNKKLDEIQSPFQKVEMFETTDFGNLMIIDGCTMVSTRENFFYHEMMSHPALFSHPAPKNVVIIGGGDCGTLREVLKHPGVEKVTQIDIDEVVTQMSLKYFPELCESNNDPRATVMFDDGIKYMREAEAESIDVIIVDGTDPVGPGEGLFNHAFYKSCLAALRTGGIMIQQSESPLMHMPLLLEMRDAMLEVGFVDLQTLPFPQPIYPSGLWSATMARKEQKFAGFREQDVDNATFDTEYYNTGIHKGALATPNFMKRAFEK encoded by the coding sequence ATGGCAAACTTAGAAGCAAACCGTTGGTTTACAGAAATTAGCGACCGCGATGGCAGCGCTTTTTCACTTAGAGTCAACAAAAAATTAGACGAAATCCAATCACCATTTCAAAAAGTAGAAATGTTTGAAACGACGGATTTTGGTAACCTGATGATCATTGACGGTTGCACTATGGTGAGCACGCGTGAAAACTTTTTCTATCACGAAATGATGAGTCACCCAGCGCTATTCTCCCATCCTGCACCTAAAAATGTTGTGATCATTGGCGGCGGCGACTGTGGCACATTGCGTGAAGTATTAAAGCACCCTGGCGTTGAAAAAGTAACTCAGATTGATATCGACGAAGTTGTGACGCAAATGTCTTTGAAATACTTCCCTGAACTTTGTGAGTCTAATAACGATCCTCGCGCCACTGTGATGTTTGATGATGGCATCAAATATATGCGTGAAGCCGAAGCAGAGTCTATCGACGTTATCATCGTTGATGGCACCGATCCTGTTGGCCCTGGTGAAGGTTTATTCAACCACGCATTCTACAAGAGCTGTTTAGCAGCGCTTCGCACTGGCGGTATCATGATCCAGCAGAGTGAATCACCACTAATGCACATGCCGTTGCTACTAGAAATGCGCGATGCAATGTTGGAAGTAGGCTTTGTTGATCTGCAAACCCTGCCTTTCCCACAACCAATCTACCCAAGCGGTCTGTGGTCAGCAACGATGGCGCGTAAAGAGCAAAAGTTTGCCGGATTCCGCGAACAAGACGTTGATAACGCAACATTTGATACTGAGTACTACAACACAGGTATTCATAAGGGTGCATTAGCAACACCTAACTTTATGAAGCGTGCTTTCGAAAAGTAG
- a CDS encoding AAA family ATPase, which translates to MKLVWLHGAPAAGKLTVAKELAEHFGYKLFHNHLAVDLSLSIYDEFGDKDFFDFTNQIRRTTIAKAQEIGVTHLVMTYMTCFESDAVEINKYLEFFADNGIEVYPVHLNPSHDIIRERSQSDERVNSYKLSCLDTMNKLLTEMKFVGIRHENLLSIDNSHEPANQVAHKVVAHVG; encoded by the coding sequence ATGAAGTTAGTATGGTTGCATGGAGCGCCAGCAGCGGGAAAATTAACAGTAGCCAAAGAGTTAGCTGAGCATTTTGGTTATAAGCTTTTTCATAACCATTTGGCAGTAGACTTAAGTCTGTCAATTTACGATGAATTTGGTGATAAGGACTTCTTTGATTTCACGAATCAAATTCGTAGAACAACGATAGCTAAAGCTCAAGAAATAGGTGTTACCCATCTAGTTATGACATATATGACTTGCTTTGAAAGTGATGCGGTTGAAATTAATAAATACCTAGAGTTCTTTGCGGACAATGGAATTGAGGTTTATCCAGTTCACTTGAACCCAAGTCACGACATCATCAGAGAAAGGTCGCAGTCAGATGAACGAGTAAATTCGTATAAACTATCGTGCTTAGATACTATGAATAAGTTGCTGACTGAAATGAAGTTTGTTGGTATTAGACATGAAAATCTACTTTCAATAGATAATTCACATGAACCGGCAAATCAAGTAGCACATAAGGTTGTAGCACACGTTGGGTAA
- a CDS encoding histidine triad nucleotide-binding protein produces the protein MSSETIFTKIINREIPADIVYEDEHALAFRDINPQAPFHVLVIPKTAIATINDVTEENAHLVGHLYVVAAKLAKEHGFAEDGYRVVMNCNDHGGQTVYHLHLHVLAGKEMGWPPYQDTKKVPL, from the coding sequence ATGAGTTCAGAAACTATTTTTACCAAAATTATTAATCGAGAGATCCCAGCAGATATCGTTTACGAAGATGAACATGCACTCGCGTTTAGAGACATTAATCCACAGGCGCCATTCCATGTCTTAGTTATTCCTAAAACAGCAATTGCGACCATCAACGACGTGACTGAAGAAAACGCTCATCTTGTTGGTCATTTATATGTTGTTGCCGCCAAATTAGCGAAAGAACACGGCTTTGCAGAAGATGGTTATCGTGTAGTGATGAACTGTAATGATCATGGTGGTCAAACCGTATATCACCTTCATCTACATGTATTAGCTGGAAAAGAAATGGGCTGGCCACCTTATCAAGATACGAAAAAAGTACCACTTTAG
- a CDS encoding helix-turn-helix transcriptional regulator: MSSSAFLLLDKEPVNTIGINVLQPLLKTQGLDVTTGTDISDVPEGTRLLFIETAVNDSWGKLKEQLVNLKVKCDIVLFNLDENPELANRALLSGIRGVFYTTDNADVLMKGIRLLLEDQLWYRRDVMCNVLNRMLQFNKDALHKLTEGDIEPVKLTKREKAIIALMSKGAKNKEIAEELNISPHTVKTHLYSAFRKTKCRNRIELLSWAQQNIPDEIR; encoded by the coding sequence ATGAGCAGTAGTGCTTTTTTGTTATTAGATAAAGAGCCGGTTAACACCATTGGTATCAATGTGTTACAACCTTTGTTAAAAACCCAAGGGTTGGATGTTACAACTGGAACTGATATCTCAGATGTGCCAGAAGGCACTCGATTACTTTTCATCGAAACTGCAGTGAACGATTCTTGGGGAAAATTAAAAGAACAACTCGTCAACCTCAAAGTCAAATGCGATATCGTGCTGTTCAACTTAGATGAAAATCCGGAGCTTGCCAATCGTGCGCTGCTAAGCGGTATTCGCGGTGTATTCTACACGACAGATAACGCCGATGTGCTAATGAAAGGGATCCGGTTGTTGCTTGAAGATCAACTTTGGTATCGCCGTGACGTGATGTGTAATGTGTTAAATCGCATGCTGCAATTTAATAAAGATGCATTACATAAACTAACCGAAGGTGATATCGAACCTGTGAAACTCACTAAGCGAGAAAAAGCAATTATCGCGCTCATGAGTAAAGGTGCGAAAAACAAAGAGATCGCTGAAGAACTAAATATCAGTCCTCATACGGTGAAAACGCATCTATACAGTGCATTTCGTAAAACCAAATGTCGTAACCGTATAGAACTTCTTTCTTGGGCTCAGCAGAATATTCCTGACGAAATTCGCTAA
- a CDS encoding DUF2057 domain-containing protein: MRLKYTLATAVLLLSPLSQAALLSFPEEIIPLQVDDKTIEHSFFSKVRELDLAKGEYAVKMRYTDLYEVGYDDHETIESKPFWAKVSIDQDGEYQVEFNRPDNVVAAKAFADQPLIMLQAPNESLATTLVVTQERPRVTEAIASEPSTPTAPRYSTPSTTTRAVTPAAPKSAHPDVVGMLDYWWQQATPEQKRLFLEKIKGN; this comes from the coding sequence ATGCGCTTAAAATATACGCTTGCGACCGCTGTTTTACTGTTGTCACCGCTTTCACAGGCTGCGTTGCTAAGTTTTCCTGAAGAAATTATTCCCTTGCAAGTTGATGATAAAACCATTGAACACTCATTCTTCTCCAAAGTGCGAGAGTTGGACTTAGCCAAAGGGGAGTATGCGGTCAAAATGCGTTACACCGACTTGTATGAAGTGGGCTATGACGACCACGAAACCATCGAGTCGAAGCCATTCTGGGCGAAAGTAAGTATCGATCAAGACGGCGAGTATCAGGTTGAATTTAACAGACCTGACAACGTGGTTGCGGCAAAGGCATTTGCAGATCAGCCATTGATTATGTTGCAAGCACCCAATGAATCGTTAGCGACAACATTGGTGGTGACACAAGAAAGACCAAGAGTAACGGAAGCGATAGCAAGTGAGCCTTCAACACCCACTGCACCACGTTATTCAACGCCAAGTACTACCACACGAGCCGTTACGCCAGCGGCGCCTAAATCAGCACATCCAGATGTGGTTGGCATGCTGGACTATTGGTGGCAACAAGCAACCCCAGAACAAAAACGGTTGTTTTTGGAAAAAATAAAGGGCAATTAA
- the speA gene encoding biosynthetic arginine decarboxylase, whose translation MTWGLQTARSIYNVTHWSDGYFDINEQGQLVAFPDGDRTKPPILLPELTEQFKAQGLTLPVLVRFTDILKHRVDTLTQAFTAARTQRDYQGQYTCVYPIKVNQQRSVVSKLLAHPSGLVGLEAGSKPELMAILGVAHQPITIVCNGYKDSEFLRLACIGQAMGHQVNIVVEKLSELDTLLQEIDDLGIEPSIGIRIRLNSVGKGKWQNTGGEKGKFGLTASQVLQAVELLKSHNRLHLMQLVHFHIGSQVANIRDIQRALKECARHYAELYQLGVPLRIVDVGGGLGVDYEGSGSRSSCSMNYTVAEYAKNVVHAFHDIAELNNIPHPDIITESGRALTAHHAMLITDVIDVEKAPNQVEPVQPQDASPLVLQELWHSLSQLTPRMALETYHDAMHLFSDAHDQYVHGLISMQEWAQLEQLYFTTLHKVRECLSENARAHREVLDDLNEKLADKLFVNFSLFQSLPDVWGIDQLFPVMPIDKLNQPLTQRAIIQDITCDSDGQINSYVEGAGIESSLPIPEYVPGEQYHVAMFLVGAYQEILGDLHNLFGDTDSVHVELCDEGYKLTNAIKGDSVEDVLRFVHYDKAVLSENYAQQVAALSLPESIKAQYLQELNAGLEGYTYFED comes from the coding sequence ATGACTTGGGGTCTGCAAACAGCACGTTCTATCTATAACGTTACCCACTGGAGTGACGGCTATTTTGATATCAATGAACAAGGCCAGTTAGTGGCGTTTCCTGATGGTGATCGCACTAAGCCACCAATTCTTCTTCCAGAGTTAACTGAGCAATTTAAAGCGCAGGGGCTAACTTTGCCGGTTTTGGTGCGTTTTACTGACATTTTAAAACATCGTGTCGATACCTTGACTCAAGCATTTACTGCAGCACGAACTCAACGTGATTACCAAGGCCAGTACACTTGTGTTTACCCAATAAAAGTGAATCAGCAGCGCTCGGTTGTCAGCAAGTTATTAGCGCATCCAAGTGGTCTTGTTGGTCTTGAAGCCGGTTCTAAGCCTGAGCTAATGGCAATTTTGGGTGTGGCACATCAACCTATCACCATTGTTTGTAATGGCTACAAAGACAGTGAGTTCTTGCGCTTAGCTTGCATTGGTCAAGCGATGGGTCATCAAGTAAACATAGTCGTTGAAAAGCTCTCTGAACTGGATACCTTATTACAAGAAATCGACGATTTAGGCATTGAACCGTCGATTGGTATTCGTATTCGTCTTAATTCAGTTGGTAAGGGCAAGTGGCAAAATACCGGTGGTGAAAAAGGCAAATTTGGTCTTACTGCAAGCCAAGTGCTGCAAGCGGTTGAGTTGCTTAAGTCGCATAATCGTTTGCACTTAATGCAGTTGGTACACTTCCATATCGGCTCGCAAGTTGCCAATATTCGCGATATTCAACGTGCGCTTAAAGAGTGTGCGCGTCACTATGCTGAGCTATACCAACTGGGTGTTCCGCTGCGTATCGTTGATGTTGGCGGTGGCCTCGGAGTGGACTACGAAGGCTCTGGCTCTCGTAGTTCATGCTCAATGAATTATACGGTGGCGGAATACGCGAAAAATGTGGTGCATGCTTTTCATGACATTGCGGAGCTGAATAACATTCCGCATCCGGATATTATTACTGAATCTGGCCGAGCATTAACTGCCCATCACGCGATGCTTATCACTGATGTGATTGACGTAGAAAAAGCACCAAATCAAGTCGAACCGGTGCAACCACAAGATGCCAGCCCATTGGTGTTGCAAGAGTTATGGCATTCGTTGTCACAATTAACCCCTCGCATGGCTTTAGAAACTTATCATGACGCTATGCATTTGTTTAGCGACGCACACGACCAATACGTGCATGGTTTGATCAGCATGCAAGAGTGGGCACAGCTTGAGCAGCTTTACTTCACAACACTTCATAAAGTGCGTGAGTGCTTAAGTGAGAATGCGAGAGCACACCGAGAAGTATTGGACGACCTCAATGAAAAGCTGGCTGATAAACTGTTTGTAAACTTCTCGTTGTTCCAGTCACTGCCGGATGTTTGGGGTATTGACCAGCTATTTCCGGTGATGCCTATCGACAAGCTCAATCAGCCGTTGACCCAAAGGGCGATTATTCAGGACATCACCTGTGATTCTGATGGTCAAATCAACAGTTATGTTGAGGGCGCTGGTATCGAGTCAAGTCTACCCATTCCTGAGTATGTGCCGGGAGAGCAATATCACGTTGCGATGTTCTTAGTGGGGGCCTATCAAGAAATATTGGGTGATTTACATAACTTATTTGGTGACACAGACTCAGTACACGTTGAGCTTTGTGATGAGGGTTATAAACTCACTAATGCAATCAAGGGCGACAGTGTTGAAGATGTACTGCGTTTTGTTCATTATGACAAAGCGGTGTTATCTGAGAACTACGCTCAGCAGGTCGCGGCCTTGTCGTTGCCGGAGTCAATTAAAGCTCAGTATCTACAAGAGTTAAACGCCGGACTTGAAGGTTATACTTACTTCGAAGATTGA